A region of the Silene latifolia isolate original U9 population chromosome 9, ASM4854445v1, whole genome shotgun sequence genome:
GCCTCTTTGGCCTCGATTAAGTCCAACAGTTCGTCTCTAACACCTGGGTCCATAGTCGGGCTTTGAGGGAGCTGAAACTTTACTCGCCGCCTTCTCAGATGGGCACCCTCGTCCTCGTACACGGATCGCAAACTCTGAAGGGTTAGGGATCGGCTTGTTTGAGTTACGTCATTCAAGTCCCTGTCATCGTGCTCGGAGACTATCAAGCTCGATGTTTGCCCGACTGTTCTCGTGCTTATCACTGCCATCCTGCCATCGAACGAGGAACTCTCGGAATTTGAATGTTGAGGTTCCACGGCTTCCATCTCGATGAATTCAGCAATGCTTTTAATAAGCAAGTTTTCAAAGTCGCCGTCATCTCCCGGGATGTCCTTATACCCATACCTTACTATGCATCTGTACATTCGATAGGGTCTTGGGCAGATCCGGCCAATAAGAAAGCGCTCTTCGTGAGACACGTATGGGACAGGGACGGACTTTACACAGACGAAAACCACGACCTTGTGAAAAGCGGGAAGATTGGTGACAAAATGAGAGAAGATAGAAGGTACTCCTGTGGCTAACTCAGAGTAGATGAGACCGATACCGGGCACCCGTACTATTCCAAGGCTAGGGCCAAGACCGAGAATCCACTTCAAAGAGACTTTGTTGTGAAGGTCAAAATTGTACTTCTTGCGAGTGCCATAATGCCAGACATACATTACGAGCATAAATACAAGGGACAACATGAGGGGAACCCAACCCCCTTGTGGTACCTTTGTAAATGCTGAAGACAAATACATGCCTTCTATAAAACCAAATAAGAGAAGAAATGGAAGAGCAAGAAGACCCTTTTGCCACACAAAGGTTATGACGAGCGCCATTAGGCAAGATGTAATGAGCATCACTGTTACGCAAGCCAGACCTGGGAACAAGACAGCGTAAGTCAGAGACATCCGTCCAAAGAGTTGACCACAATGAAACATGATTAGTTGAGTTGATTGTATATCATCCTTTAGCAGCTTAGATTGATAACTTGAAGTCCTGTTCTACACCTAACACAGGAGTACAGGACTGTATTGGTCTCTGAATTTATTCTGAAGTGGTCGATACTTATTTGTAGAAAAAATCGAATGGTACGGTTCCAGACATTCAGGTGATGTGAACAAGGGTCAGAACACACTAAAGTTGGGTTTTATCGGATCAACATCACCATTCACATCAAGCCGGGATATGTGTGGTCACTGATTGTTCAATCGGGGTTATTAGCGGTCATTTTATCGGTGTTGTACTGAATTCAGGTCAACAACTTCACGTTTCAGCTACAAAAGTCAAATTATTTGTACTCCATATTTAGGCTAGCTTTATAAATTTAATAAAACCCAAGTCGGCTCATCATTATGATCAATTGAGTCCCTTCATTATCAGTCGCTTCGGGTGGGAGAAATCATGTTGTATTGGGTACCGATTTGACAATTATGGTCACTATATTTCGAGTTTGAAACTTAGAATTCTACAACTTCGCCGGCATGAGACTAATTTCACCATCAACTCCAATACTGGGAAATTAAGACTACATGATAAAGGTGCATAAACACAAGAAGTTAAAACATGACAGAAACCAATAAACTTACCATAAGCATTCCCAATGAATGTCGTGTCGCCGAAACCTATTGTAACTGCGAGTGTAATGATCATGAGTATCCAATTTATTTCCGGTATATATATCTGGCCATATATATGTTTTGATGTGTGAACAACTTTCACTCGTGGAAAGCAACCAAGAGCATGACATTGTTTCACAATAGAGAACGTTGCAGTGATGACAGCTTGACTTCCAACAATTGCAGCAAGGGTAGCAATCACGAACACAGGCCAAAATACAGGATCTGTGTGACATGACAAGCCAACGCAATAATATTACATCTGTACTGCATGAAATACTCAGAAATCAATATCTTATGGTTATGAGAGAACTTACCAGGAATTGAGTCATAAAAACTGTTTTCAATGCTTTTTAAGTTGATAGACAAAAAAGCAGCCTGGCCCATGTATTGCATCACTAGACAAGGGTATATTACACATGTGAACACAAGCTGCAAAATGGAAAACCAGAGTCATGCTCATATCACTGCATGCAGGGGAACATTAAGAGAGAGCAGCTACACCCCAGATGCAGGAAAAATGCTCAACTAAGCGCTACCAAAGAAGCTCTTAAAGTAACAAACTCCTAATTAATATATGAATGCATTTGCGAATAACATCTGCCCACGCAACATCGGATGCTGATCAAAGGATTAGTCGAAACTCAAAAAAGGATTAACGTGTCTAAATACGACAATACGAGTATTTTTTACTGAGATATTAAACCATCCTATCATAACCACGTGGCTTCTTAAAGGAGGAAGTACAAGATATACATACCCTGACAGAGAAAGCTGTAAAATGACCAATATCTGCAAACATTGTTTCAGTGCCTGCAGAAACCCAGGAAAATAAGTGGGGTCATCAGTCAGATGTCAAATCATTGAAATGCACTGAATGGGGTTGCAGAGTATGTCAACATCAGGGTTCAACAAAAGCTAcacaaaaagaaaaaaggaaaaaaaactaaTAATTTTGTCGTATTTTGCTATCTAAAAATTAGCTTCGTTTTGTTtcagaaaaaatagaaaaaaaaaagttgatacGACCATGCAAATGTTGGACAGTAAAACCTTTTTACATGTGCCACTCCCTAATGACTGGAAAGTAGCCACTGATAATAAAGGTGTGGAAGTTAAAAACTTAAAATGCGGGTAATACGGCTCAGCATCTAACAAGACCAGTGTCCTCCCAGACTGATACGAAGCGCAGATTGCACAGTAAGAAGTAAAGATTCTCTGAGTTGAATGGTTGAAAAATAAATACTGCATAGTAAAAGATTACAAGGTTTCTTACTTTACTCACCAGTTATGCAGAGAAGTATACCACCTAGAGAAAGCCAGCCATCTTTCCCAGTTTCCTTAAAATATCTGATAATATAGTGTGGAGAAAGCGCTTTCACAATTTTGGGATTCCAATGGATTGTATTGTATATACCAATTCCAAATATCGTGAACAGCCAGATAAAGACGACTGGAGCAAACAAGAAGGCCACCTTGTGGGTCCCACAATGTTGCAGGGCAAACAGGCCAACCAATATGATGCAGGCAAGCAGCACGAGCTCACCTGCGGCAATAAATGTAGAATACCAGCGACTGAGCAAAGATGACTCCCTAGAACTAGAAGAATAGAAAGGAAGAGATAAGGGAGGAGCATGTTGACGAACCTTCTTTCAGTTTATTGTCTGCAACTCGAAGACCTGAAACGGCTGACAAGACTGCCAAAAAGCCAAACTTTGTTTAGTCAAGAACATTGGAAGGTAAATTACAACATTTTCCTTTACCCTTTTCTTAATGTTTAGCTGACAACAATTGAGAAAGCTATTTCCCAAAATAACATTATCTTATAGTGTTGACAGGTTTTTATATATTTGTGCAGCGAAAAAAGAGTAAAGAGAATCTTCTAAGAACACTCAAAATTTTGAAGCATGTCATATGAAAGTGGATGTTGACATGCAAGGGTAAATAAAACCTTAGACTGATAGAGAGTGATTTAAAGCCCAGGTTATGTATCCCGTTATGAAACAGCAGGATAAACATCATTTACAAGGGACCCATGGGATAAGACCATGAGTTGAAAAAAACACAGGTGAAGTCAATAGGACTCCAATCCATAAGTTTAAAACTAAACGGAAAAGACGACGGAAATTATACATGATTCTTAACTGGATCGGGACATGATTACTGGACTCGCCCAAGTAGCCTACAAATCACGGATAGATTCCTGATTCATTTGTGAATCCACTAGCCCAAATTCGTAGATATGCTCAAATTTATGTTGAATTTGTTTAAAGTAGAGAATTATAAGTGTCATTCATAGAGAAATATTAGGAAATTAACATGTTCATGGAACTAAATATCATGCTTAGAAACTTCAATCCACAATAAATTCATTCAGATGAGAAAATACCAAGTTTTGATATTGTCATGGCTTTTTAAGGGAAAAAAGAATGAAGTGAGAATTCTGCTTTTGAAAAGGAAGTTAAATTAATATCAAAACAGAGAAGAATTTAAAATATGATAATGCCATACCCTATCTTTTCTTTATGTAAGtcattctcacatttcgagacaatCATTATTTTCCTTTAATATCTCTCAAGTTACTCCGTATATGAGCAAATATTATGAAATATATACTTTTCTGAAAACATTTTTCATTACCAATAAAATGGTAAAAGTGTCAATaattttctcaaaatgttctTGCTTCAAAATTGAACGTCAAAAGCTTACCTTGAAGAAGAAAACGACTTACTCCATGTGCCCACTTTAATCATCTTCTTACTTTTCAAAATCCCCTCACATATTTTGAAAACTAAGAGGATTCAATCGGGACGGAGGGTGTATGTAAGAAGGCATACAAATAACACCAAAATAATAGAAATGGGTGGAAGAGATGAGTAAGGGAAAAACTTAATACAAACGAAAAATTGAGATGAAGCAAAGCAAGAAAAATGAGTGAATAACATCCATTTGCTCTACCTATTAGacaaaatcatataaaaatgaAAGGGTTTGTAAAAGGATTATAATTTTATGATTTTCCTTGTAGCTAAGGCTTTAAGCTATTTCTAAATACCCGTATTATTTATGCTCAAGTACAGGAAATATAAAGCCTATTGACAATAAAAATTTGTGTGTTAATGTAATATGCTCAGAGAGTGTCAAATACACTAATAACTAAATAAGAGTGAATAGCATGCCGTATTAGTGTATTACTATAAGTATTCATATCGGGGTACTACAAATCTGGTTATCAGAAATCAAACTCAATCAGCTGACAAGCTCCAACATAAGACTGGCTATCATACATTCATACCCAACCCAACATATAAAGACTGGTTGCCAAAGCCAATCACCTGACAAGCTCCCAGCATACAAATAAGCCCTTTACATCACTTACATCAGCTCAAGAATATGAATTAAATGAAGACGTGCAGATATAAAGACTGCTTGGATGAAGCCACATTGTTGTTGCACTAGGGGTGCCATTCTACCAAAGACGAGTTAATCATGAATCAATTTCTATAATATTCTCAGTATATTACAATATTCCTTCCTACTATAAATATATATTTATTCCTATTATAATAGTCACCTGTAAATCTCCCTAAATAAATCTCTTCAAGTGAACTGTTTAATTTGATTACatgttaataatagtaatacctGAATTTCTTGGTGATGTTTAAAAGTCAATTTAATAGTTTACACTCTCAGGCACTTTGCAGAAACATTATGTTCTCATTCTCTGTCTTAACATAACCCATTTTTGACAAGACCACAGGGGTAAGACCGAGCACATTTGAAAATCATGTTCTCACTCTACGTGCAAATATTGACTTCCTCATTTCTATATTTGACGTCATTATAGTCTGTGACCCCACAACGTTTATAATTTTGTAGAAGACTAGGAAGGTCATTTATTAGCATAGAAGACTAAAATATTATAGAAAAGCACCTGACATAGCAGGTGTCAGTACACCATCACCAATAACCATGCTTGCACCAGACAGCACCAACAATAATAAGGCTGTTCGCAACTTCTTGTGTTTCTCAAGGAATCTCTTCAATGGAGAAGTAGCAGCTGTCGGTGCTGAATGGCCATACTTATAAGTAGACAGCTCTTCATCTGCAGCTTGTTGATTTGGAAGTAAGCTAAATTTTGCATGCCTGCAGAGCAGGGAGTAAAGAGCAAATGTTCCACCTAAAAATTATTGCATACAGTAAGCTCTATAGCGATAAATGAAGTCAATCAATTAAGACGATGTTTTGATGAATATTAATAGCATCTAACCTTCCCCGTTATCATCTGCATTTAACACAATGAAGACATACTTCAGCAATGGAATTAGAGTTAGAGTCCAAAAAATCAAGGAAAATGCGCCAAATACCGCATCTTCAGTCAGAAGGTTCTGCCTCTTCCCTTTAAACGTACTCGTGTAAACATAAAGTGGTGATGTGCTCAAGTCCCCATACACAACACCAACACTTTGATATGCTAATAATAGATTCCTTGACAAGTTTATCCATGAAATCTGCATTGTCGTGCATCAAAAAAGGTTAAAAATAAGTATCTACGTAATACAACAGCATGCATTATCATTAGGCACTAGGCAGCTATCACCATATGAAGAAGTGACCTACAACTATCACCATATGAAGAAGTCATGTCCCAAAATGACTTGAGGTGGACTACAACTATCACCATATGAAGAAGTCATGTCATGTCcgagtgtcggacacgggacaCGCAACCAAAGTGAAGTATCCGAGTAACTCAACTTTGGATGGAAAACTATATATTCTTCTGGGCAAGGCAATTTCTTTTGCATATGCTTTTTACAAGTAACAGAGGATGTTGATTAAAGAACACCAAGAGGTGTTGCCCACTTGCCCGTGTATTAAAAGTCATAAAAAAGGGATGACACACTGACACCTGTACACATAAGAAGAGCTAGGTATGTGAACTCTTTTCCTCACATGAGTAATATTTTCTACAGAAGGAAGAAAAATGGACGAACAATAGATAATTCCAGTAACTGTTATGGACTATGGGCTATGTATTACAGATTTACAGACTATGGATTCTGGACTAACGGAGCTTTCAAATAGTTTCAATCAAAGTAGATCAGAAGAGTCGCATAGCAATATGatattgttaattttattgtcATGATAGAATGAGGATAGAGTTTATcaagtacaaaaaaaaaaaaaaaaaaaaaaaaaaaaaaaagcggaaAGAAAGAAGTGGGGAGGAGACACACACATTTCAAGCAAACATAACTCACAAGAGTATCAAATCTCCACAAAAAGGGAACTCTACCAGCTAAGCTCCCTTCCACGCACTGAGTACTAAGCATATTGGCAAGAGACAAAAGTGGTCAAAGGAACTACAGTTTAATTATTTTTCTAGATTAGATATAATTTGGCTTATAAGTAAATTTCACCGAGGACATGAAAGTACAACAGATTGATAGGGAAACAACAGTCCACGTCACAAAATCACATCAAGCATAAAAGGGCAGCCGGGTGCACGATGGCGCCCCCGCTAGGCAAGGGTCCGGGGAAGGGTCCCACCACAAGGGTGTAATTGGGGCAAGCCTtcccttgccattttggcaagaggccgctccaaggacttgaacccgtgacctcacGGTCACAAAGCAACACCTTAACCGGTGCGCCAAGGCTCCCCTTCAAAATCACATCAAGCATATGCACATGAAAATCATATAGTCGTTTTTGTATGTAAGCATAATACTTACAGCCGCAGACAAGGGGAAAACTCCTTCGCAGCTATGTTGCAGTTGTCAAAAAGGAACGAAAGGGCATCAATAAGCCTTCACTTTGTGATGATAcctcaaatgtttagtgaagccAAAGTAACTTAATCTTACAGGTTAATAGGACTAATGGTCGTGGGTCTCATATCGAAAAATTACTGACTACATAAGATTTAGAAAGCCAATGATTACTGTTTAGCATTAACTAAGCGAACTGGAGAAATCCCCGAAACTGACACAGACAACAAGATAGAAGACCCTCTTAACGGATAAAAACGCAGCTCCAATTTAGTGTCAAGTGCAATTCTCCAACTCAAGATCAGCTATCTACTACTGCTGACATCAGATTATGAAGATAAATGGATATGTAACCATACTTTAGTCCCATCTTATATTCAGGGATGTACGACTAACAGAACTTGAGAATTGCTATCTAGTATCTACCTTCACTTTTCTACCTTCTCCTTTCACATCCTTAAATTATTACATAT
Encoded here:
- the LOC141599117 gene encoding potassium transporter 4-like, with protein sequence MEQEIGISPPKIPSQISWINLSRNLLLAYQSVGVVYGDLSTSPLYVYTSTFKGKRQNLLTEDAVFGAFSLIFWTLTLIPLLKYVFIVLNADDNGEGGTFALYSLLCRHAKFSLLPNQQAADEELSTYKYGHSAPTAATSPLKRFLEKHKKLRTALLLLVLSGASMVIGDGVLTPAMSVLSAVSGLRVADNKLKEGELVLLACIILVGLFALQHCGTHKVAFLFAPVVFIWLFTIFGIGIYNTIHWNPKIVKALSPHYIIRYFKETGKDGWLSLGGILLCITGTETMFADIGHFTAFSVRLVFTCVIYPCLVMQYMGQAAFLSINLKSIENSFYDSIPDPVFWPVFVIATLAAIVGSQAVITATFSIVKQCHALGCFPRVKVVHTSKHIYGQIYIPEINWILMIITLAVTIGFGDTTFIGNAYGLACVTVMLITSCLMALVITFVWQKGLLALPFLLLFGFIEGMYLSSAFTKVPQGGWVPLMLSLVFMLVMYVWHYGTRKKYNFDLHNKVSLKWILGLGPSLGIVRVPGIGLIYSELATGVPSIFSHFVTNLPAFHKVVVFVCVKSVPVPYVSHEERFLIGRICPRPYRMYRCIVRYGYKDIPGDDGDFENLLIKSIAEFIEMEAVEPQHSNSESSSFDGRMAVISTRTVGQTSSLIVSEHDDRDLNDVTQTSRSLTLQSLRSVYEDEGAHLRRRRVKFQLPQSPTMDPGVRDELLDLIEAKEAGVAYIMGHSYVKARRSSSFLKKISIDIGYSFLRKNCRGPSVALNIPHISLIEVGMIYYV